In the genome of Cutibacterium equinum, one region contains:
- a CDS encoding fluoride efflux transporter FluC: protein MTMLWMCLAGGLGAVARFLLDSRVNSRFPAPVPVGTIIINVVGSLLLGFITAVALTHVGLSHSLKGPLGTGFCGGFTTFSTASVETARTALDRGMSLAVVHCLGMAIAGVLAAILGLFLGSLV, encoded by the coding sequence ATGACGATGCTGTGGATGTGCCTTGCTGGTGGTCTTGGTGCAGTCGCGCGGTTCCTCCTTGATTCGCGTGTCAACTCCCGATTCCCGGCGCCGGTGCCGGTGGGAACCATCATCATCAATGTGGTCGGGTCCCTGCTGCTGGGATTCATCACCGCGGTAGCTCTCACTCACGTGGGGTTGTCACACAGTCTCAAGGGTCCGCTGGGCACCGGATTCTGCGGTGGTTTCACGACCTTCAGCACGGCGTCGGTCGAGACGGCGCGCACAGCTCTCGACCGTGGGATGAGCCTGGCTGTCGTGCACTGTCTGGGGATGGCGATTGCGGGAGTGCTGGCAGCGATCCTGGGTTTGTTCCTGGGATCACTGGTGTAA
- a CDS encoding signal peptidase II, with amino-acid sequence MAAIAVVGYGLDQWTKAEAVAHLDPNDPPSWLGGLFTLRLLRNPGAAFSMGSTATVLISLFAVAMLLVVCVWAVPRARHRWSLIACGMLIAGICGNLTDRIFRAPGPLRGHVVDFISVPHFAVFNVADIFITCTAILVVVISIFGHHDEEGHGSDDTVKGERDEKEEM; translated from the coding sequence ATGGCCGCCATCGCGGTGGTCGGTTATGGCCTTGACCAGTGGACCAAGGCTGAAGCCGTCGCCCATCTGGACCCCAATGATCCACCGAGCTGGCTGGGTGGGTTGTTCACCCTGCGGTTGTTGCGTAATCCGGGGGCTGCCTTCTCCATGGGATCGACGGCGACGGTCCTCATCAGCCTTTTCGCCGTGGCGATGCTCCTCGTCGTGTGCGTGTGGGCGGTGCCGAGGGCTCGTCATCGGTGGTCTCTCATCGCCTGCGGAATGCTCATCGCTGGTATCTGTGGCAACCTCACTGATCGGATCTTCCGTGCCCCTGGGCCGTTGCGTGGCCATGTCGTCGATTTCATTAGCGTGCCGCACTTCGCGGTCTTCAACGTCGCCGACATCTTCATCACCTGTACCGCGATCCTCGTCGTCGTGATCTCGATCTTCGGTCACCATGACGAAGAAGGCCACGGGAGCGATGACACTGTGAAGGGGGAGCGCGACGAGAAGGAGGAGATGTGA
- a CDS encoding cell division protein SepF: MAGIGRKIASYVGIVDDRRYDEEDLPDEELTTEVYSDDGYEPSSEVTQLHHRDSTDQRGREHKAVQQHRRPELDEPSIADINRILTVHPRNYNEARTIGEQFRDGIPVIMNLTEMDDADAKRLVDFAAGLIFGLRGTIERVTSKVFLLCPRNVNVTPEDKARIASGGFFNQS; the protein is encoded by the coding sequence ATGGCAGGAATCGGCAGGAAGATCGCCTCGTACGTCGGCATTGTCGATGATCGTCGCTACGACGAGGAGGATCTTCCGGACGAGGAGCTCACCACGGAGGTCTACTCCGACGACGGGTACGAGCCATCTTCGGAGGTGACCCAGTTGCATCATCGCGATTCCACTGATCAGCGTGGTAGGGAGCACAAGGCGGTCCAGCAGCATCGTCGCCCGGAGCTCGACGAGCCGAGCATCGCTGACATCAACCGCATCCTGACCGTTCACCCGCGCAATTACAACGAGGCGCGGACGATTGGCGAGCAGTTCCGTGACGGCATTCCGGTCATCATGAACCTCACCGAGATGGACGACGCCGACGCCAAGCGTCTGGTCGATTTCGCTGCCGGCCTCATCTTCGGTCTGCGCGGAACCATCGAGAGGGTGACGAGCAAGGTCTTCCTGCTGTGCCCGCGCAATGTCAATGTCACCCCGGAAGACAAGGCCCGCATCGCCAGCGGCGGGTTCTTCAACCAGTCCTGA
- a CDS encoding cell division protein FtsQ/DivIB produces the protein MAVSDINVAIELRRRRRRRRNMIIAGIVAAVVVLVLVAIWVVRSSSVFSVDTVEVHGTHLTTVSQVEQAAKVPKGQPLARVNTDEVAARVTAMGIVDHAQVHRKWPHTVVIDVTELKVAYQVKTPEGYLWVDPTGVVFHRTAKPAPKVVWATTSSSNRALLRDVATVAGSFPPELRRQVDHIEARSRDAIVVALSGKRTVVWGSADQSEFKGKVAAAMLNVKATRFDVSSPEHPTSR, from the coding sequence ATGGCCGTGTCTGACATCAACGTCGCCATCGAGTTGCGACGCCGACGCCGCCGACGCCGCAACATGATCATCGCGGGGATCGTCGCTGCGGTGGTGGTCCTCGTCCTGGTGGCGATCTGGGTGGTGCGTAGTTCCTCGGTATTCAGCGTCGACACCGTCGAGGTGCATGGAACACACTTGACGACGGTCTCCCAGGTTGAGCAGGCCGCCAAGGTGCCCAAGGGTCAGCCCCTGGCCCGAGTCAATACTGACGAGGTTGCCGCTCGTGTCACGGCGATGGGCATCGTCGACCATGCGCAGGTGCATCGGAAGTGGCCGCACACCGTCGTCATCGATGTCACCGAGTTGAAGGTCGCCTACCAGGTGAAAACTCCTGAGGGGTATCTGTGGGTCGATCCCACCGGGGTGGTCTTCCACCGGACCGCCAAACCCGCCCCGAAGGTGGTGTGGGCCACCACCTCGTCGAGCAATCGTGCTCTGCTGCGTGACGTCGCAACTGTGGCTGGTTCCTTCCCTCCCGAACTGAGACGTCAGGTCGACCACATCGAGGCCAGATCCCGCGACGCCATCGTCGTGGCGCTGTCGGGCAAGCGGACGGTGGTGTGGGGATCGGCCGATCAGTCTGAGTTCAAGGGCAAGGTTGCTGCTGCCATGCTCAACGTCAAGGCAACTCGTTTCGACGTCTCCTCCCCGGAGCATCCAACCTCTCGGTGA
- a CDS encoding RluA family pseudouridine synthase gives MSVLLIPDGLDGERVDVAAARMSGVSRSRIADLIEEGLVFLDGQKVSRASVRVSTGQMLDVDLSDPVATPAITPQIVEGMRIVHDDSDIVVVDKPAGVAAHPSLGWEGPSVVEHLAAAGFTISTSGAPERQGIVQRLDVGTSGLMVVAKSEHAYTLLKQAFRDRTVNKVYLALVQGHPDPFTGTIDAPIGRDRRHDWKMAITDGGRHSVTHYETMEAFRHATLLRVHLETGRTHQIRVHMAAINHPCCGDPLYGCDPVLAKELGLDRQWLHAAELSFTHPGSGEWVTFHSGLPEDLQHALDVVRQA, from the coding sequence GTGAGCGTCCTGCTGATACCCGATGGTCTTGACGGAGAGAGGGTTGACGTCGCTGCCGCTCGGATGAGCGGGGTGTCGCGATCCCGGATTGCTGATCTCATCGAGGAAGGTCTGGTCTTCCTGGACGGGCAGAAGGTGTCACGGGCCTCGGTGCGCGTCTCCACGGGTCAAATGCTCGACGTCGACCTGTCTGATCCCGTCGCCACCCCGGCGATCACCCCTCAGATCGTCGAGGGGATGAGAATCGTTCATGATGACTCTGACATCGTCGTCGTCGACAAGCCGGCCGGTGTGGCCGCTCATCCATCTCTGGGCTGGGAAGGTCCTAGTGTTGTCGAGCATCTGGCTGCTGCCGGGTTCACCATCTCCACGAGCGGGGCACCCGAGCGCCAGGGCATCGTGCAGCGACTCGACGTGGGGACCTCCGGCCTCATGGTGGTGGCCAAGAGCGAGCACGCCTACACCTTGTTGAAGCAGGCCTTCCGAGACCGCACCGTCAACAAGGTGTATCTGGCCTTGGTCCAGGGGCATCCTGATCCGTTCACGGGAACGATCGATGCCCCCATTGGGCGCGATCGCCGGCACGACTGGAAGATGGCGATCACTGATGGTGGGCGTCACTCCGTCACCCATTACGAGACGATGGAGGCCTTCCGGCACGCGACCCTGCTCAGGGTTCATCTGGAGACCGGTCGAACCCATCAGATCCGAGTGCACATGGCGGCCATCAATCATCCTTGCTGTGGCGATCCCCTCTACGGATGTGATCCGGTGCTGGCCAAGGAACTGGGACTGGACAGGCAGTGGTTGCATGCCGCCGAGCTGTCCTTCACACATCCAGGAAGTGGCGAGTGGGTGACGTTCCACTCGGGGCTGCCCGAGGATCTTCAGCACGCTCTGGATGTGGTGAGGCAGGCCTGA
- a CDS encoding TraR/DksA family transcriptional regulator — translation MNGTDHQAEDDPPMTMETSMSDHDVEAIAASLPVRDGDEPWTADEVREIIAALESDVQRMGTALAKAENDLADLMKQGNDGAGMDTIDVGSSQFERDQEISVTRNARAVYSQSQLALRLLDEGTWGTCESCGKAIGKARLQAFPRATMCVTCKQREERR, via the coding sequence ATGAACGGCACAGACCACCAAGCCGAGGACGATCCTCCCATGACGATGGAGACTTCCATGTCAGATCACGATGTCGAGGCCATCGCGGCCTCCCTGCCAGTGCGCGACGGCGATGAGCCCTGGACCGCTGATGAGGTTCGCGAAATCATCGCAGCCCTGGAATCGGATGTTCAGAGGATGGGTACCGCCCTTGCCAAGGCCGAGAACGACCTCGCGGATCTCATGAAGCAGGGCAACGACGGTGCGGGCATGGACACCATCGACGTCGGCTCATCCCAGTTCGAGCGTGACCAGGAGATCTCCGTCACCCGCAACGCCCGTGCCGTCTACAGCCAGTCCCAGCTTGCTCTGCGGCTGCTCGACGAGGGCACCTGGGGAACCTGTGAATCGTGTGGCAAGGCTATTGGAAAGGCTCGGCTGCAGGCCTTCCCGCGAGCCACCATGTGCGTCACGTGCAAGCAGCGCGAAGAGCGCCGGTGA
- the ftsZ gene encoding cell division protein FtsZ: MAIPSQNYLAVIKVVGVGGGGCNAVNRMIEAGLKGVEFLAVNTDAQALLTSDADVKLDIGRDLTRGLGAGADPDKGRQAAEDHADEIEESLKGADMVFVTAGEGGGTGTGAAPVVAKIARSLGALTIGVVTRPFSFEGHRRSSQAESGITNLRDEVDTLIVIPNDKLLDMTDQRIAILDAFKQADQVLMQGVSGITDLITTPGQINLDFADVKSVMSNAGSALMGIGRASGEDRARAAAEMAISSPLLEVSIDGARGVLLSIAGGSDLGLFEVASAANLIEAAAHDEANIIFGTIIDDALGDEVRVTVIAAGFENGQPTSIKQPGISQRPASRPAMSNHSSAGVFAAGTAPSESASGANRQASTNPQPTPIRPQTQGSPFGNRPSQPEPLNQPVQRASERPQLDDPEDDLDVPDFLK; the protein is encoded by the coding sequence GTGGCTATTCCATCCCAGAACTACCTCGCCGTGATCAAGGTCGTGGGGGTAGGCGGTGGCGGCTGCAATGCCGTGAACCGCATGATCGAGGCGGGACTCAAGGGAGTCGAGTTCCTTGCCGTCAACACTGATGCCCAGGCCCTCCTCACGAGCGATGCCGACGTCAAGCTTGACATCGGTAGGGACCTCACCCGAGGACTGGGAGCAGGTGCCGACCCTGACAAGGGACGTCAGGCTGCCGAGGATCACGCCGACGAGATCGAGGAGTCCCTCAAGGGTGCGGACATGGTCTTCGTCACCGCCGGTGAGGGCGGTGGGACCGGCACAGGTGCTGCCCCCGTCGTCGCCAAGATCGCTCGTTCCCTCGGGGCGCTGACGATTGGTGTCGTGACCCGCCCGTTCTCCTTCGAGGGTCACCGTCGTTCCTCCCAAGCCGAGTCCGGGATCACGAATCTGCGCGACGAGGTCGACACCCTCATCGTCATCCCCAACGACAAGTTGCTGGACATGACCGACCAGCGCATCGCCATCCTGGACGCCTTCAAGCAGGCAGACCAGGTGTTGATGCAAGGCGTGTCTGGTATTACCGACCTCATCACCACGCCTGGCCAGATCAACCTGGACTTCGCCGACGTCAAGTCCGTCATGTCGAATGCGGGATCGGCCCTCATGGGCATCGGGCGGGCTTCCGGGGAGGATCGTGCCCGCGCCGCTGCGGAGATGGCCATCTCGTCCCCGCTGCTCGAGGTGTCCATCGACGGTGCTCGCGGCGTGCTGTTGTCCATCGCCGGTGGCTCCGACCTCGGCTTGTTCGAGGTCGCCAGCGCCGCGAACCTCATCGAGGCTGCTGCCCACGACGAGGCCAACATCATCTTCGGCACCATCATCGACGATGCCCTCGGTGACGAGGTGCGCGTCACGGTCATCGCGGCCGGGTTCGAGAACGGTCAGCCGACCAGTATCAAGCAGCCTGGCATCAGTCAGCGTCCTGCCTCGCGTCCAGCGATGAGCAATCATTCCTCGGCAGGTGTCTTCGCTGCCGGAACGGCCCCCTCCGAATCGGCCTCCGGTGCGAACCGTCAGGCCAGCACCAACCCGCAGCCGACCCCGATTCGTCCGCAGACTCAGGGCAGCCCCTTCGGTAATCGTCCTTCTCAGCCGGAGCCGTTGAACCAGCCGGTTCAGCGTGCCAGCGAGCGTCCGCAGCTTGATGATCCCGAGGACGATCTGGACGTTCCCGACTTCTTGAAGTGA
- a CDS encoding DivIVA domain-containing protein has product MTLTLEEVRKVRFPMVKRPGEGYRAIEVDDFVDKVEAAFMTLTDENERLKAQVEALKAGDQGEQKHDQDLVNENEYLRAQIEELRSQQNDRPVFDAGQADRAKAAQQEAENRARQLEQEKASLQSEIAELRQAAQRPGQDIDPAEVARLRSENERLTAQLRDAQALASRNEAAPVAQPTTTEDGVQKIVVTTSAEASPAVVRMVELALADAERVVNEADEEANRKLHAAETKAHELTVDAQTRAERIESSARVNAEKMTSDAKSNADRINADAQNRRTELFRELEAERDTLASNVDHLRSFEAGYRDALTSHLRAQADNLEKGVFEPAELPELLKSENRVAPGGSSTPRLDALIGRGQQQN; this is encoded by the coding sequence ATGACGCTGACCCTCGAAGAGGTGCGTAAGGTTCGTTTCCCGATGGTCAAACGCCCCGGAGAGGGCTACCGCGCCATTGAGGTCGATGATTTCGTCGACAAGGTTGAAGCGGCGTTCATGACCCTCACCGATGAGAACGAGCGTCTCAAGGCTCAGGTCGAGGCCCTCAAGGCCGGCGACCAGGGTGAGCAGAAGCACGACCAGGATCTCGTCAACGAGAATGAGTACCTGCGTGCTCAGATCGAGGAACTGCGCTCCCAGCAGAATGATCGTCCGGTCTTCGATGCCGGACAGGCCGATCGTGCCAAGGCTGCCCAGCAGGAGGCCGAGAATCGCGCCCGTCAGCTTGAGCAGGAGAAGGCATCCCTGCAGTCCGAGATCGCTGAACTGCGCCAGGCGGCCCAGCGTCCGGGCCAGGACATCGACCCGGCCGAAGTGGCCCGTCTGCGCAGCGAGAACGAGCGTCTCACCGCTCAGCTGCGTGACGCCCAGGCCCTCGCCTCTCGTAACGAGGCCGCTCCTGTCGCCCAGCCGACGACCACCGAGGACGGTGTCCAGAAGATCGTCGTGACCACCAGCGCCGAGGCCTCTCCGGCCGTCGTCCGCATGGTTGAGCTGGCCCTCGCCGACGCCGAGCGTGTCGTCAACGAGGCCGACGAGGAGGCCAACCGCAAGCTCCATGCCGCTGAGACCAAGGCTCACGAGCTCACCGTCGACGCCCAGACCCGTGCAGAGCGCATCGAGTCCAGTGCCCGTGTCAACGCTGAGAAGATGACCTCGGACGCCAAGAGCAATGCCGACAGGATCAACGCTGATGCCCAGAACCGCCGCACCGAGCTCTTCCGCGAGCTCGAGGCTGAGCGTGACACCTTGGCCAGCAATGTTGACCACCTGCGTTCCTTCGAGGCGGGCTACCGCGACGCTCTCACCTCCCACCTGCGCGCTCAGGCTGACAACCTCGAGAAGGGTGTCTTTGAGCCTGCCGAGCTGCCCGAGCTGCTCAAGTCGGAGAACCGAGTCGCCCCCGGTGGCTCCTCCACCCCGCGTCTTGACGCCCTCATCGGCCGCGGCCAGCAGCAGAACTGA
- a CDS encoding YggT family protein, with product MILAGTILAWLIHIYTMLLIVRMIMSWVPLLVPGFEPHGVLAVIFEIVYTITDPPIRFFDRLVPPLRFGSVGFSVGFIIVFVLLALLQRLVVAVFF from the coding sequence ATGATCCTGGCCGGGACCATCCTCGCGTGGCTCATTCATATTTACACGATGTTGCTCATCGTGCGGATGATCATGTCCTGGGTGCCGCTGCTGGTCCCCGGCTTTGAGCCGCACGGCGTCCTGGCGGTGATTTTCGAGATTGTCTACACGATCACGGATCCTCCGATCAGATTCTTCGATCGACTCGTGCCTCCCTTGAGGTTTGGCAGCGTCGGTTTCTCGGTCGGGTTCATCATCGTGTTCGTCCTGCTGGCCCTCCTCCAGAGGCTGGTCGTTGCCGTCTTTTTCTGA
- a CDS encoding fluoride efflux transporter FluC, whose product MAVRSGFLDRRGVLVGLVFLGGCLGTLMRAGIAHAWPAPADGVPWATLVTNLLGAFLLATLLEILLQVGPDEGIRRAIRLCLGTGVLGGFTTYSTLAVETGQRVMSGRWLMGVVYLLASVGMGAFLAWAMIAMVRAAWGRRSS is encoded by the coding sequence ATGGCAGTGAGATCGGGATTTCTCGATCGTCGCGGGGTACTGGTGGGGTTGGTTTTCCTGGGAGGATGCTTAGGCACTCTCATGCGGGCCGGGATCGCGCATGCCTGGCCTGCCCCTGCTGACGGTGTGCCCTGGGCGACCCTGGTGACCAATCTCCTTGGAGCCTTCCTGCTGGCCACCCTGCTTGAAATCTTGCTCCAGGTCGGCCCTGACGAGGGGATTCGTCGAGCGATTCGGCTGTGTCTTGGTACCGGTGTCCTGGGTGGGTTCACGACGTATTCCACCCTCGCCGTGGAGACTGGGCAACGGGTCATGTCCGGGCGGTGGCTGATGGGTGTTGTCTACTTGCTGGCCAGCGTCGGGATGGGCGCCTTCCTGGCCTGGGCCATGATCGCCATGGTGCGTGCTGCATGGGGCAGGAGGTCGTCATGA
- the murC gene encoding UDP-N-acetylmuramate--L-alanine ligase has translation MSLREPVELLDPSTIGPVHFIAIGGAGMSGVARIYHDMGVDVRGSDQVDSANLRELAAAGVQTWVGHDPAHLAGARTVVVSSAIRPDNPELAEANRLGLRVWHRSAALAALMLGREGVSIAGTHGKTTTTGMVATMLDHAAVDPSYVIGSPLASTGKAAHLGRGEVFVVEADESDGSFLQYPSQIVVVTNVEADHLDNWGTPQAYFDGFVSMATRPEVRYVVTNVDDPGAAELAARLECTGTVKVVTYGESQQAEVRLVDLDLEGTTASATLVHGSTRGRLKLQVPGRYNLSNAAAAYCVGSLLGIGHDELLAGIGAFTGTLRRFQLIGRVGEVAVFDDYAHHPTELCATLGAARRVVTGQGRVIACFQPHLFSRTRDFADEFGRALTLADRVIVSDIYPAREDPIPGVTGELVHEATIAAGGDSRYVPDKQDLPEALAEEVRPGDLVITLGAGDVTLVGPVLVGLLEGTS, from the coding sequence ATGTCATTGCGGGAACCTGTCGAGCTGCTCGACCCCAGCACCATTGGGCCGGTCCACTTCATCGCTATCGGTGGAGCCGGGATGAGCGGTGTGGCGCGGATCTACCACGACATGGGAGTCGATGTCCGGGGCTCTGACCAGGTTGATTCTGCCAATCTGCGTGAGTTGGCAGCCGCAGGAGTCCAGACCTGGGTGGGCCATGATCCGGCCCATCTGGCAGGGGCTCGTACCGTCGTGGTCTCCTCGGCGATCCGTCCCGACAACCCGGAATTGGCGGAGGCCAACCGACTCGGCCTGCGCGTGTGGCACCGCTCGGCTGCTCTGGCTGCCCTCATGTTGGGTCGTGAAGGGGTCTCGATCGCTGGTACCCACGGCAAGACGACAACCACCGGGATGGTCGCCACCATGCTCGACCACGCGGCAGTTGACCCGTCCTACGTCATTGGTTCACCGCTGGCATCCACCGGAAAAGCGGCTCACCTGGGCCGAGGAGAGGTCTTCGTCGTCGAGGCCGACGAGTCCGATGGCTCCTTCCTGCAGTACCCCAGCCAGATCGTCGTCGTCACCAACGTGGAAGCTGACCATCTCGACAACTGGGGCACCCCGCAGGCCTACTTCGACGGTTTCGTCTCGATGGCAACCCGTCCCGAGGTGCGCTACGTCGTCACCAACGTCGACGACCCGGGTGCAGCCGAGCTGGCAGCTCGACTGGAATGCACCGGGACGGTCAAGGTCGTCACCTACGGTGAGTCGCAGCAGGCCGAGGTCCGTCTCGTTGACCTCGACCTGGAAGGCACGACGGCCTCAGCCACCCTCGTCCACGGGTCCACCCGGGGTCGTCTCAAGCTTCAGGTTCCTGGCCGCTACAACCTCTCCAACGCTGCTGCCGCCTACTGCGTCGGGTCCTTGCTGGGGATTGGCCATGACGAGCTCCTGGCCGGGATCGGGGCTTTCACGGGGACACTGCGGCGCTTCCAGCTGATAGGGCGCGTCGGTGAGGTGGCAGTCTTTGACGATTACGCCCACCATCCGACCGAGCTGTGCGCCACTCTCGGGGCTGCACGTCGGGTGGTGACGGGGCAGGGGAGGGTCATCGCCTGTTTCCAGCCCCATCTGTTCTCCCGTACCCGGGACTTCGCCGACGAATTCGGTCGGGCCCTCACCCTGGCTGACCGCGTCATCGTGTCCGACATCTACCCTGCCCGAGAGGACCCGATTCCTGGGGTCACCGGCGAACTGGTGCACGAGGCGACCATTGCGGCGGGTGGTGATTCCCGCTACGTCCCCGACAAGCAGGATCTTCCGGAAGCTCTTGCCGAAGAGGTGCGGCCCGGCGATCTGGTCATCACCTTGGGAGCCGGTGACGTCACCTTGGTGGGTCCGGTCCTGGTGGGATTGCTGGAGGGCACGTCCTGA
- a CDS encoding polyphenol oxidase family protein: MLRFVIDPGANRGVGVAFTDRVDPAGRGLGGHGFDGFNLGRTDEDPRVLEHVEALRARLGLGPVMVCHQVHGKDVWQVGPGDVEGWTVQRYLGDKVAGQGKLPVADAMVTDLPGVALAIRVADCLPVVLADPRAGVIGVAHAGRVGFLAGVLPATVEAMRGMGATDLLAWVGPHICGNCYEVPADMAQQVWAEYPATRAVTRQGTPALDLGAGALAQLESLGVAAVGLDPCTFEGQDLFSHRRDHGAGRLAGLVWRAPGPQ, translated from the coding sequence GTGCTGAGATTCGTCATCGACCCCGGCGCCAACCGTGGCGTCGGGGTCGCCTTCACCGATCGTGTCGACCCTGCCGGTCGAGGGTTGGGCGGTCATGGTTTCGACGGGTTCAACCTGGGACGCACTGACGAGGATCCCCGGGTTCTTGAGCATGTGGAGGCCCTGCGTGCACGCCTTGGCCTGGGTCCGGTGATGGTCTGTCACCAGGTTCACGGCAAGGATGTGTGGCAGGTCGGGCCTGGCGACGTCGAGGGATGGACTGTGCAGCGCTATCTCGGCGACAAGGTGGCGGGGCAAGGCAAGCTTCCCGTCGCCGATGCCATGGTCACGGATCTACCCGGGGTCGCACTGGCCATCCGGGTCGCTGATTGCCTGCCCGTCGTGCTGGCCGACCCGAGGGCCGGTGTCATCGGGGTGGCTCACGCCGGTCGAGTGGGGTTCCTGGCGGGGGTACTTCCAGCCACCGTCGAGGCCATGCGAGGCATGGGGGCCACTGACCTGCTGGCATGGGTGGGACCCCACATCTGCGGGAACTGTTACGAGGTCCCCGCTGACATGGCACAGCAGGTGTGGGCCGAGTACCCGGCGACCCGGGCGGTGACCCGACAAGGCACTCCTGCCCTTGACCTGGGGGCTGGTGCCCTGGCTCAGTTGGAGTCGCTGGGGGTCGCGGCAGTCGGGCTTGACCCCTGCACCTTCGAGGGGCAAGACCTGTTTTCCCACCGGAGAGATCACGGTGCAGGACGTCTTGCTGGCCTGGTGTGGAGGGCTCCCGGTCCTCAGTGA
- the pyk gene encoding pyruvate kinase produces MNTLGPAVSNHDAMKELMEAGMNIARLNMSHGDYSEHQQRLDLVRSVSEELGLNVAALADLQGPKIRTGLFEKAEGESNGKIDLKIGDKFTITTDDILGNQDRVSTTFKGLPKDCKPGDVILIDDGKTVLQVDSVTGNDVNCHCTVAGPVGDHKGINLPGVAVSIPALTEKDEDNLRWALKAGIDLVALSFVRHGSDIDRVHEIMDEEGRTVPVIAKLEKPQAIENLDEIIDAFDAVMVARGDMAVECPLEEVPLIQKQIIEKARLQAKPVIVATQMLESMIHAPRPTRAEAADVANAILDGADGVMTSAETSVGDFPGETVRTMAKIVESTEAHGLDKIAKIDWDPHTTSGIMSKAAAEIAERAEAKFIVAFTKSGDTARRIARLRPRTPLIVFTPDETTTKDLAWVWGAHAVVTPVFKNAEELYRWVNAYLRDKGFVPVGDRVVVLSGSPMDIPGKTNDLRILRIKEDD; encoded by the coding sequence GTGAACACCCTTGGACCGGCTGTGTCCAACCATGACGCCATGAAGGAACTCATGGAGGCTGGCATGAACATTGCCCGCCTCAACATGAGCCACGGCGACTACTCCGAGCACCAGCAGCGTCTTGACCTGGTTCGCTCGGTGTCGGAGGAGCTCGGGCTCAACGTGGCGGCCTTGGCCGACCTGCAGGGCCCCAAGATCCGTACCGGCCTGTTCGAGAAGGCCGAAGGGGAGTCGAACGGCAAGATCGACCTCAAGATTGGTGACAAGTTCACCATTACCACCGACGACATCCTGGGCAACCAGGACCGCGTCTCCACCACTTTCAAGGGGCTGCCCAAGGACTGCAAGCCCGGCGACGTCATCCTCATCGACGACGGCAAGACCGTTCTGCAGGTTGATTCCGTCACTGGCAATGACGTCAACTGCCATTGCACCGTCGCCGGCCCGGTTGGTGACCACAAGGGCATCAACCTTCCCGGTGTGGCCGTGTCCATCCCGGCCCTGACCGAGAAGGACGAGGACAACCTGCGTTGGGCCCTCAAGGCCGGAATCGATCTGGTCGCCCTGTCCTTCGTGCGTCACGGTTCCGACATCGACCGCGTCCACGAGATCATGGATGAGGAGGGACGCACCGTCCCGGTCATTGCCAAACTCGAGAAGCCGCAGGCCATCGAGAACCTTGACGAGATCATCGACGCCTTTGACGCCGTCATGGTTGCCCGTGGCGACATGGCCGTCGAGTGCCCGCTCGAGGAGGTCCCGCTGATCCAGAAGCAGATCATCGAGAAGGCTCGTCTGCAGGCCAAGCCGGTCATCGTGGCCACCCAGATGCTTGAGTCGATGATTCACGCTCCTCGCCCGACCCGCGCCGAGGCCGCTGACGTGGCCAACGCCATTCTGGACGGCGCCGACGGCGTCATGACCTCGGCTGAGACCAGCGTTGGCGACTTCCCGGGCGAGACCGTGCGCACCATGGCCAAGATCGTGGAGTCCACCGAGGCTCACGGTCTGGACAAGATCGCCAAGATCGACTGGGATCCGCACACCACCAGCGGCATCATGTCGAAGGCTGCTGCCGAGATCGCCGAGCGCGCCGAGGCCAAGTTCATCGTGGCTTTCACCAAGTCCGGTGACACCGCTCGTCGCATCGCCCGTCTCCGTCCTCGGACCCCGCTCATCGTCTTCACCCCTGATGAGACCACCACCAAGGATCTCGCCTGGGTGTGGGGCGCCCACGCCGTTGTCACCCCGGTATTCAAGAATGCTGAGGAGCTGTACCGCTGGGTCAACGCCTACTTGCGTGACAAGGGTTTCGTGCCGGTCGGCGACCGCGTTGTCGTGCTGTCCGGGTCCCCGATGGACATCCCGGGCAAGACCAACGATCTGCGCATTCTTCGCATCAAGGAGGACGACTGA